The Oryzias latipes chromosome 1, ASM223467v1 genome contains a region encoding:
- the LOC101162573 gene encoding zinc finger protein 638 isoform X1 has translation MQKTSKKRRVSLANGNLSKAAHRLFVYSDSNSHLSSTLRLERSATLSIANRTRGAHLIFGPAAAVTALRIAQVETQTLIALQQLALLASILSGNHCCNNELSRVVFTHLALLGLLNRQQVATVGLNPTTNCKAFTVSQRNLFATMYHQRPQQPGSQRFPNAPRPPLLPTPPNQHSNCSNVQGMTFPFPRPTQLPEELESALSIRGTRDMDHRQMDRGNQPSHSSGPVVGQHGGFGSKPLLLSAENPTGHQQGINWSNYPPPKKLFASPPPNVNLQGTQQQTQNRQPHGGGSDPQNVYTPESAGSILASFGLSNEDLEVLSHYPDDQLTPDTLPFILRDIQINKSGQQKNVASTSSSSFSHNIHEMPKLATSSSHPPEVPSLLTVTQTAGKVIDYGHASRGKDEGTSRETFKREPLSSERTVKMYPTSSSSTVSKADKPERRQIRMERKEANKLEDRDYRRTSSEKRRSSRSPARQYPLSPKSRNLDRDYRQEVSKPRSTSEARSDSASRYSVASSLNSRPSSSKKLPTPTMISDFSAMPPKVYPHTCSLCHEQCDEEKDWVDHVNTVNHTSACRDLRNRYPDWKPNTPSRSGRYGSRALWDPKDGSPFHSRSRSPSPPASRRRLEAHSHGSRGRPYSSQHHPRPYHNSERSHRYDTPHHGSHSYSFVHRTSSSSYVHRTSSSSFRGYQHDRRSRAGGNSRGAVKRPHDEDSDGSHRNPPSSSSASSKHGSSKNVKDTAKPVTKTTKTAIKPPPAKKKKKGMTAATNDFVDRLVYLTGIPTDASEQEVTDMVGAFGKINNVILMPCSEEESEKAQGQKASVCMVKAEDARALASSSNLLIRNQEITASVAKKQEDEASSDSSSKLNPEVDPGTTGKNSTEGEADQKTVEQKCSVLLTGLPESGWSKNDILQLTQPFGIPSDIIVATNVGKALVFMEDMEVAEEMVKVHNFKTPKILDCEVKMRLVKQNISLSTPVALYNLFMAEGDPPEGQALVRWNSLLVIKNVPDSPSGTAEVLKLVRRFGTVIKTLVLDNTIICEMATVPMSVSVYRRFLMFPCMIQSNPLFFSRKPDPKTNTQAKVFSVCHDPAEDKPANGEDGQAAAAAALAAEGEATVHEETSEPPLEKMEEDEKMGSTETAEESVAENESKEENMETEELNAPESAATPASVAQADGVLATESKQTSAEKTEANEDAATPQADNDGPPNAEEAQTSGSHVRPDCQEPPMPELPKMTQAMVDVLLVECKTRHASRAGSAEVPPSGEQETAQVKTEQSKVQANKPTVEEEAKKQERERKEREVRKEKEREERKRRPLEKEWVKQKTMEQKPKEKRERKEEERREWERKERDRRDWKRAHNDSSSGWRSSHRSESIKQSSRRDDRRSAPAKTTKVVVVEEEEEEENFPFNLSDFVTVDEVGEVLDLPVPFPPAVPLETSQDATSTTVEQEPPEEKPKEAEERLVKSPETESEQAAVLSAQTSNGSVQTEVKANLDPEADASQDRSSEAETVEAKAPEGDAQPEPGTPSQPEPGTPSQPEPGTPSQPEPGTPSQPEPDASVPPPLDSAPEVELPPEASADSSSQSVNEDAVTAERKEENESAHPLESQAEKEVDVLDSKEEQECTSEEEKNGAEGQSESTEAVKPQNTDDHVTKETTTTAELPLPPYDPHQPVGMEYLIPKTGFFCKACSRFFTGDKAMEISHCKTRKHYESLQKFLQTKASSVKTD, from the exons CCTCTTCGTGTACTCAGACAGTAATTCACACCTTTCTTCCACCCTTCGTTTGGAACGCAGTGCAACGCTGTCCATCGCCAACCGCACCAGAGGAGCTCATTTGATATTTGGACCTGCGGCGGCAGTAACAGCCCTTCGTATTGCTCAGGTTGAGACTCAGACACTGATTGCCCTTCAGCAGCTTGCTTTACTGGCATCTATTCTCTCTGGCAATCATTGTTGCAACAACGAACTTTCAAGAGTTGTGTTTACCCACCTCGCCCTTCTTGGTCTTCTAAATAGACAGCAAGTGGCAACTGTGGGGTTAAACCCCACCACGAACTGTAAAGCTTTTACAGTTTCACAACGGAATCTATTTGCAACCATGTATCACCAGCGACCCCAGCAACCAGGATCACAACGCTTTCCTAATGCACCCAGGCCGCCTCTACTCCCGACTCCTCCAAATCAACATTcaaactgctcaaatgtgcaaGGAATGACTTTTCCGTTTCCTCGTCCCACCCAACTTCCTGAAGAGCTGGAGTCAGCCCTATCTATCCGGGGCACAAGGGACATGGACCACCGTCAAATGGATCGTGGGAATCAACCTAGCCACAGCTCAGGTCCTGTGGTTGGTCAACATGGAGGCTTTGGTTCAAAGCCTTTATTGCTTTCAGCAGAAAACCCGACTGGTCATCAACAGGGAATAAACTGGTCAAACTATCCAcctccaaaaaaactgtttgcaaGTCCCCCACCGAATGTCAACCTTCAAGGAACACAACAGCAGACTCAAAATCGTCAGCCTCATGGTGGTGGAAGCGATCCTCAAAATGTGTACACACCGGAAAGTGCTGGCAGCATCTTGGCCAGCTTTGGACTTTCAAACGAGGATTTAGAAGTGTTGAGCCACTACCCTGACGATCAATTAACCCCAGACACTTTGCCATTCATTCTAAGGGACATCCAGATTAACAAGTCGGGCCAGCAGAAAAATGTTGCTTCCACTTCCTCAAGTTCTTTTTCTCACAACATCCATGAAATGCCAAAACTTGCTACCAGCTCCTCTCATCCCCCGGAGGTACCGAGCCTACTTACTGTCACACAGACAGCAGGTAAAGTCATTGACTATGGTCATGCCAGTCGGGGAAAAGATGAGGGTACATCCAGAGAGACTTTCAAAAGGGAGCCGCTCTCAAGCGAAAGGACAGTTAAAATGTACCCAACATCGTCATCATCGACCGTTTCAAAAGCGGATAAACCCGAAAGAAGGCAAATTCGTATGGAACGCAAAGAAGCAAACAAGCTTGAAGACAGGGACTATCGCAGAACAAGCAGTGAGAAACGCCGGAGCAGTCGGTCACCTGCCCGTCAGTATCCTCTGTCACCCAAATCTCGTAATTTGGACAGAGACTACCGACAGGAAGTGTCAAAACCAAGATCCACGTCAGAAGCCAGGAGTGATTCTGCCTCAAGATATTCTGTGGCCTCGTCATTGAATTCACGACCGAGCAGTAGCAAGAAGTTGCCTACTCCAACCATGATTAGTGATTTTTCAGCCATGCCTCCAAAGGTGTATCCCCATACCTGCTCCCTGTGCCACGAACAGTGTGATGAAGAAAAG GACTGGGTTGACCATGTAAACACTGTCAACCACACTTCTGCCTGCAGAGACCTGCGCAACAG GTACCCAGACTGGAAGCCCAATACACCAAG TCGGAGTGGACGATACGGCAGTCGGGCTCTGTGGGACCCCAAGGATGGATCTCCGTTTCATTCCCGCTCTCGATCTCCAAGTCCTCCAGCAAGCAGACGTCGGCTGGAGGCCCATTCCCATGGATCACGTGGGAGGCCCTACTCCTCCCAGCACCACCCACGGCCTTATCATAACTCAG AACGCAGTCATCGGTATGACACCCCTCATCACGGCTCACACTCTTATTCCTTTGTGCACCGaacatcctcttcctcctatgTGCACCGGACATCCTCCTCTTCATTCAGAGGCTACCAGCATGATCGGAGGAGCAGAGCAG GGGGTAATTCTCGGGGTGCAGTGAAACGGCCACACGATGAAGACTCCGATGGCAGCCACCGAAatccaccctcctcctcctctgcgaGTTCCAAACACGGGTCCTCTAAAAACGTCAAGGATACGGCCAAACCTGTCACCAAAACAACCAAGACG GCTATTAAACCTCCAcctgccaaaaagaaaaagaaggggaTGACTGCAGCCACCAATGACTTTGTGGACCGCCTGGTTTACCTGACGGGCATCCCGACCGATGCCTCTGAGCAGGAGGTTACCGACATGGTTGGGGCTTTTGGCAAAATCAATAACGTGATCCTTATGCCATGCTCTGAGGAGGAGAGTGAGAAGGCCCAAGGACAGAAG gcgtcTGTATGTATGGTTAAGGCGGAGGACGCTCGAGCTTTGGCTTCCTCTTCAAATCTGCTCATCAGAAACCAGGAAATCACAGCTTCAGTGGCAAAG aAGCAAGAAGATGAAGCCTCATCTGATTCCAGCAG caAACTCAATCCTGAAGTGGACCCGGGCACAACCGGGAAAAACTCAA CAGAAGGAGAAGCTGACCAGAAGACGGTCGAGCAG AAGTGCAGTGTTTTACTAACGGGACTTCCTGAGAGCGGCTGGTCAAAGAACGACATCCTGCAGCTCACCCAGCCTTTCGGGATTCCCTCGGATATAATCGTGGCAACAAATGTCGGAAAG GCCCTGGTGTTCATGGAAGACATGGAGGTGGCAGAAGAAATGGTGAAAGTTCACAACTTCAAAACTCCAAAGATCCTTGACTGTGAAGTAAAAATGAGACTTGTCAAACAGAACATCAGCCTCAGCACCCCG GTGGCTCTTTACAACCTTTTCATGGCGGAAGGAGATCCACCA GAGGGTCAAGCTCTAGTCCGCTGGAACAGCCTGTTGGTGATCAAGAATGTTCCGGACTCGCCTTCCGGCACCGCTGAGGTCCTGAAACTGGTGCGACGCTTCGGCACAGTCATAAAGACTCTTGTCTTGGACAACACG ATCATCTGCGAGATGGCAACAGTTCCCATGTCCGTGTCTGTTTACAGGCGCTTCCTGATGTTTCCGTGCATGATCCAGAGCAACCCGCTCTTCTTCTCCCGCAAGCCCGACCCCAAAACCAACACGCAAGCCAaggttttttctgtttgccaCGATCCAGCCGAG GATAAACCTGCTAACGGTGAAGACggccaagcagcagcagcagcagcactagctgctgaaggagaagcaaCAGTTCATGAAGAGACTTCAGAACCCCCACTGGAGAAgatggaagaagatgaaaagaTGGGAAGCACAGAGACTGCAGAGGAATCCGTTGCAGAAAATGAGAGCAAAGAGGAGAATATGGAAACGGAAGAGCTTAATGCTCCTGAGTCTGCAGCCACGCCCGCTTCTGTAGCCCAAGCTGATGGGGTCTTAGCGACAGAGTCCAAGCAGACttcagctgagaaaacagaagccAACGAAGACGCCGCCACGCCTCAGGCGGACAATGACGGGCCTCCTAATGCGGAAGAGGCGCAGACATCTGGCAGTCACGTCAGACCAGATTGTCAGGAGCCCCCCATGCCTGAGCTTCCTAAA ATGACCCAAGCCATGGTGGACGTGCTGCTGGTGGAGTGCAAGACGAGACATGCCAGCCGGGCCGGCAGCGCCGAAGTGCCCCCCAGTGGAGAGCAGGAGACAGCCCAAGTAAAGACAGAACAGAGCAAAGTGCAGGCTAATAAACCCACCGTAGAAGAAGAGGCCAAGAAACAGGAAAGGGAGCGAAAAGAAAGGGAGGTTAGGAAGGAGAAAGAGAGggaagagaggaagaggaggcccCTGGAGAAGGAGTGGGTTAAGCAGAAGACGATGGAGCAGAAACCCAAGGAGAAGAgggagaggaaggaggaggaaagaAGGGAGTGGGAGAGAAAGGAAAGAGACAGGAGGGACTGGAAGAGAGCCCACAATGACAGTTCTTCAGGGTGGAGGTCCTCCCACAGGTCCGAATCTATCAAGCAGAGCTCCAGAAGAGACGATCGTCGCAGTGCACCGGCCAAAACCACAAAG gtggtggtggtggaggaggaggaggaggaagagaactTTCCATTTAACCTGAGTGACTTTGTGACTGTGGACGAAGTGGGAGAAGTCCTCGATCTTCCTGTCCCTTTTCCTCCTGCTGTTCCCCTGGAAACATCGCAGGATGCCACCTCCACAACTGTTGAACAGGAACCTCCAGAG gAGAAACCCAAAGAGGCTGAAGAGAGACTCGTGAAATCTCCTGAAACCGAGTCAGAACAAGCCGCCGTCCTGTCCGCTCAGacttcaaatggttcagttcagACTGAGGTGAAGGCCAATCTGGACCCCGAGGCTGACGCTTCACAGGACCGCTCGTCTGAGGCGGAAACGGTTGAAGCCAAAGCACCCGAGGGTGACGCCCAGCCGGAACCAGGTACGCCATCGCAGCCTGAACCGGGTACGCCATCGCAGCCTGAACCGGGTACGCCATCGCAGCCTGAACCGGGTACGCCATCGCAGCCTGAACCGG ACGCATCAGTTCCACCGCCTCTGGACTCCGCCCCAGAAGTTGAACTTCCTCCTGAAGCCTCAGCGGACTCTTCCTCACAAAGCGTAAATGAAGATGCAGTGACTGCAGAGAGGAAAGAAGAAAACGAGAGCGCCCATCCTCTTGAAAGTCAGGCCGAGAAAGAAGTTGATGTGTTGGACAGTaaggaggagcaggagtgcACGTCTGAAGAGGAGAAGAATGGAGCAGAAG GCCAGTCAGAGAGCACAGAAGCGGTGAAGCCCCAGAACACTGATGATCATGTCACTAAGGAGACCACAACAACAGCAGAGCTGCCCCTCCCTCCTTATGACCCCCACCAGCCTGTTG GGATGGAGTATTTGATCCCCAAGACGGGCTTCTTCTGTAAGGCGTGCTCTCGATTCTTCACCGGAGACAAGGCGATGGAGATCAGCCACTGCAAAACCCGCAAGCATTACGAGAGCCTGCAG aaaTTCCTGCAGACAAAAGCATCATCTGTAAAAACGGACTGA
- the LOC101162573 gene encoding zinc finger protein 638 isoform X3, protein MQKTSKKRRVSLANGNLSKAAHRLFVYSDSNSHLSSTLRLERSATLSIANRTRGAHLIFGPAAAVTALRIAQVETQTLIALQQLALLASILSGNHCCNNELSRVVFTHLALLGLLNRQQVATVGLNPTTNCKAFTVSQRNLFATMYHQRPQQPGSQRFPNAPRPPLLPTPPNQHSNCSNVQGMTFPFPRPTQLPEELESALSIRGTRDMDHRQMDRGNQPSHSSGPVVGQHGGFGSKPLLLSAENPTGHQQGINWSNYPPPKKLFASPPPNVNLQGTQQQTQNRQPHGGGSDPQNVYTPESAGSILASFGLSNEDLEVLSHYPDDQLTPDTLPFILRDIQINKSGQQKNVASTSSSSFSHNIHEMPKLATSSSHPPEVPSLLTVTQTAGKVIDYGHASRGKDEGTSRETFKREPLSSERTVKMYPTSSSSTVSKADKPERRQIRMERKEANKLEDRDYRRTSSEKRRSSRSPARQYPLSPKSRNLDRDYRQEVSKPRSTSEARSDSASRYSVASSLNSRPSSSKKLPTPTMISDFSAMPPKVYPHTCSLCHEQCDEEKDWVDHVNTVNHTSACRDLRNRYPDWKPNTPSRSGRYGSRALWDPKDGSPFHSRSRSPSPPASRRRLEAHSHGSRGRPYSSQHHPRPYHNSERSHRYDTPHHGSHSYSFVHRTSSSSYVHRTSSSSFRGYQHDRRSRAGGNSRGAVKRPHDEDSDGSHRNPPSSSSASSKHGSSKNVKDTAKPVTKTTKTAIKPPPAKKKKKGMTAATNDFVDRLVYLTGIPTDASEQEVTDMVGAFGKINNVILMPCSEEESEKAQGQKASVCMVKAEDARALASSSNLLIRNQEITASVAKKQEDEASSDSSSKLNPEVDPGTTGKNSTEGEADQKTVEQKCSVLLTGLPESGWSKNDILQLTQPFGIPSDIIVATNVGKALVFMEDMEVAEEMVKVHNFKTPKILDCEVKMRLVKQNISLSTPVALYNLFMAEGDPPEGQALVRWNSLLVIKNVPDSPSGTAEVLKLVRRFGTVIKTLVLDNTIICEMATVPMSVSVYRRFLMFPCMIQSNPLFFSRKPDPKTNTQAKVFSVCHDPAEDKPANGEDGQAAAAAALAAEGEATVHEETSEPPLEKMEEDEKMGSTETAEESVAENESKEENMETEELNAPESAATPASVAQADGVLATESKQTSAEKTEANEDAATPQADNDGPPNAEEAQTSGSHVRPDCQEPPMPELPKMTQAMVDVLLVECKTRHASRAGSAEVPPSGEQETAQVKTEQSKVQANKPTVEEEAKKQERERKEREVRKEKEREERKRRPLEKEWVKQKTMEQKPKEKRERKEEERREWERKERDRRDWKRAHNDSSSGWRSSHRSESIKQSSRRDDRRSAPAKTTKVVVVEEEEEEENFPFNLSDFVTVDEVGEVLDLPVPFPPAVPLETSQDATSTTVEQEPPEEKPKEAEERLVKSPETESEQAAVLSAQTSNGSVQTEVKANLDPEADASQDRSSEAETVEAKAPEGDAQPEPGTPSQPEPGTPSQPEPDASVPPPLDSAPEVELPPEASADSSSQSVNEDAVTAERKEENESAHPLESQAEKEVDVLDSKEEQECTSEEEKNGAEGQSESTEAVKPQNTDDHVTKETTTTAELPLPPYDPHQPVGMEYLIPKTGFFCKACSRFFTGDKAMEISHCKTRKHYESLQKFLQTKASSVKTD, encoded by the exons CCTCTTCGTGTACTCAGACAGTAATTCACACCTTTCTTCCACCCTTCGTTTGGAACGCAGTGCAACGCTGTCCATCGCCAACCGCACCAGAGGAGCTCATTTGATATTTGGACCTGCGGCGGCAGTAACAGCCCTTCGTATTGCTCAGGTTGAGACTCAGACACTGATTGCCCTTCAGCAGCTTGCTTTACTGGCATCTATTCTCTCTGGCAATCATTGTTGCAACAACGAACTTTCAAGAGTTGTGTTTACCCACCTCGCCCTTCTTGGTCTTCTAAATAGACAGCAAGTGGCAACTGTGGGGTTAAACCCCACCACGAACTGTAAAGCTTTTACAGTTTCACAACGGAATCTATTTGCAACCATGTATCACCAGCGACCCCAGCAACCAGGATCACAACGCTTTCCTAATGCACCCAGGCCGCCTCTACTCCCGACTCCTCCAAATCAACATTcaaactgctcaaatgtgcaaGGAATGACTTTTCCGTTTCCTCGTCCCACCCAACTTCCTGAAGAGCTGGAGTCAGCCCTATCTATCCGGGGCACAAGGGACATGGACCACCGTCAAATGGATCGTGGGAATCAACCTAGCCACAGCTCAGGTCCTGTGGTTGGTCAACATGGAGGCTTTGGTTCAAAGCCTTTATTGCTTTCAGCAGAAAACCCGACTGGTCATCAACAGGGAATAAACTGGTCAAACTATCCAcctccaaaaaaactgtttgcaaGTCCCCCACCGAATGTCAACCTTCAAGGAACACAACAGCAGACTCAAAATCGTCAGCCTCATGGTGGTGGAAGCGATCCTCAAAATGTGTACACACCGGAAAGTGCTGGCAGCATCTTGGCCAGCTTTGGACTTTCAAACGAGGATTTAGAAGTGTTGAGCCACTACCCTGACGATCAATTAACCCCAGACACTTTGCCATTCATTCTAAGGGACATCCAGATTAACAAGTCGGGCCAGCAGAAAAATGTTGCTTCCACTTCCTCAAGTTCTTTTTCTCACAACATCCATGAAATGCCAAAACTTGCTACCAGCTCCTCTCATCCCCCGGAGGTACCGAGCCTACTTACTGTCACACAGACAGCAGGTAAAGTCATTGACTATGGTCATGCCAGTCGGGGAAAAGATGAGGGTACATCCAGAGAGACTTTCAAAAGGGAGCCGCTCTCAAGCGAAAGGACAGTTAAAATGTACCCAACATCGTCATCATCGACCGTTTCAAAAGCGGATAAACCCGAAAGAAGGCAAATTCGTATGGAACGCAAAGAAGCAAACAAGCTTGAAGACAGGGACTATCGCAGAACAAGCAGTGAGAAACGCCGGAGCAGTCGGTCACCTGCCCGTCAGTATCCTCTGTCACCCAAATCTCGTAATTTGGACAGAGACTACCGACAGGAAGTGTCAAAACCAAGATCCACGTCAGAAGCCAGGAGTGATTCTGCCTCAAGATATTCTGTGGCCTCGTCATTGAATTCACGACCGAGCAGTAGCAAGAAGTTGCCTACTCCAACCATGATTAGTGATTTTTCAGCCATGCCTCCAAAGGTGTATCCCCATACCTGCTCCCTGTGCCACGAACAGTGTGATGAAGAAAAG GACTGGGTTGACCATGTAAACACTGTCAACCACACTTCTGCCTGCAGAGACCTGCGCAACAG GTACCCAGACTGGAAGCCCAATACACCAAG TCGGAGTGGACGATACGGCAGTCGGGCTCTGTGGGACCCCAAGGATGGATCTCCGTTTCATTCCCGCTCTCGATCTCCAAGTCCTCCAGCAAGCAGACGTCGGCTGGAGGCCCATTCCCATGGATCACGTGGGAGGCCCTACTCCTCCCAGCACCACCCACGGCCTTATCATAACTCAG AACGCAGTCATCGGTATGACACCCCTCATCACGGCTCACACTCTTATTCCTTTGTGCACCGaacatcctcttcctcctatgTGCACCGGACATCCTCCTCTTCATTCAGAGGCTACCAGCATGATCGGAGGAGCAGAGCAG GGGGTAATTCTCGGGGTGCAGTGAAACGGCCACACGATGAAGACTCCGATGGCAGCCACCGAAatccaccctcctcctcctctgcgaGTTCCAAACACGGGTCCTCTAAAAACGTCAAGGATACGGCCAAACCTGTCACCAAAACAACCAAGACG GCTATTAAACCTCCAcctgccaaaaagaaaaagaaggggaTGACTGCAGCCACCAATGACTTTGTGGACCGCCTGGTTTACCTGACGGGCATCCCGACCGATGCCTCTGAGCAGGAGGTTACCGACATGGTTGGGGCTTTTGGCAAAATCAATAACGTGATCCTTATGCCATGCTCTGAGGAGGAGAGTGAGAAGGCCCAAGGACAGAAG gcgtcTGTATGTATGGTTAAGGCGGAGGACGCTCGAGCTTTGGCTTCCTCTTCAAATCTGCTCATCAGAAACCAGGAAATCACAGCTTCAGTGGCAAAG aAGCAAGAAGATGAAGCCTCATCTGATTCCAGCAG caAACTCAATCCTGAAGTGGACCCGGGCACAACCGGGAAAAACTCAA CAGAAGGAGAAGCTGACCAGAAGACGGTCGAGCAG AAGTGCAGTGTTTTACTAACGGGACTTCCTGAGAGCGGCTGGTCAAAGAACGACATCCTGCAGCTCACCCAGCCTTTCGGGATTCCCTCGGATATAATCGTGGCAACAAATGTCGGAAAG GCCCTGGTGTTCATGGAAGACATGGAGGTGGCAGAAGAAATGGTGAAAGTTCACAACTTCAAAACTCCAAAGATCCTTGACTGTGAAGTAAAAATGAGACTTGTCAAACAGAACATCAGCCTCAGCACCCCG GTGGCTCTTTACAACCTTTTCATGGCGGAAGGAGATCCACCA GAGGGTCAAGCTCTAGTCCGCTGGAACAGCCTGTTGGTGATCAAGAATGTTCCGGACTCGCCTTCCGGCACCGCTGAGGTCCTGAAACTGGTGCGACGCTTCGGCACAGTCATAAAGACTCTTGTCTTGGACAACACG ATCATCTGCGAGATGGCAACAGTTCCCATGTCCGTGTCTGTTTACAGGCGCTTCCTGATGTTTCCGTGCATGATCCAGAGCAACCCGCTCTTCTTCTCCCGCAAGCCCGACCCCAAAACCAACACGCAAGCCAaggttttttctgtttgccaCGATCCAGCCGAG GATAAACCTGCTAACGGTGAAGACggccaagcagcagcagcagcagcactagctgctgaaggagaagcaaCAGTTCATGAAGAGACTTCAGAACCCCCACTGGAGAAgatggaagaagatgaaaagaTGGGAAGCACAGAGACTGCAGAGGAATCCGTTGCAGAAAATGAGAGCAAAGAGGAGAATATGGAAACGGAAGAGCTTAATGCTCCTGAGTCTGCAGCCACGCCCGCTTCTGTAGCCCAAGCTGATGGGGTCTTAGCGACAGAGTCCAAGCAGACttcagctgagaaaacagaagccAACGAAGACGCCGCCACGCCTCAGGCGGACAATGACGGGCCTCCTAATGCGGAAGAGGCGCAGACATCTGGCAGTCACGTCAGACCAGATTGTCAGGAGCCCCCCATGCCTGAGCTTCCTAAA ATGACCCAAGCCATGGTGGACGTGCTGCTGGTGGAGTGCAAGACGAGACATGCCAGCCGGGCCGGCAGCGCCGAAGTGCCCCCCAGTGGAGAGCAGGAGACAGCCCAAGTAAAGACAGAACAGAGCAAAGTGCAGGCTAATAAACCCACCGTAGAAGAAGAGGCCAAGAAACAGGAAAGGGAGCGAAAAGAAAGGGAGGTTAGGAAGGAGAAAGAGAGggaagagaggaagaggaggcccCTGGAGAAGGAGTGGGTTAAGCAGAAGACGATGGAGCAGAAACCCAAGGAGAAGAgggagaggaaggaggaggaaagaAGGGAGTGGGAGAGAAAGGAAAGAGACAGGAGGGACTGGAAGAGAGCCCACAATGACAGTTCTTCAGGGTGGAGGTCCTCCCACAGGTCCGAATCTATCAAGCAGAGCTCCAGAAGAGACGATCGTCGCAGTGCACCGGCCAAAACCACAAAG gtggtggtggtggaggaggaggaggaggaagagaactTTCCATTTAACCTGAGTGACTTTGTGACTGTGGACGAAGTGGGAGAAGTCCTCGATCTTCCTGTCCCTTTTCCTCCTGCTGTTCCCCTGGAAACATCGCAGGATGCCACCTCCACAACTGTTGAACAGGAACCTCCAGAG gAGAAACCCAAAGAGGCTGAAGAGAGACTCGTGAAATCTCCTGAAACCGAGTCAGAACAAGCCGCCGTCCTGTCCGCTCAGacttcaaatggttcagttcagACTGAGGTGAAGGCCAATCTGGACCCCGAGGCTGACGCTTCACAGGACCGCTCGTCTGAGGCGGAAACGGTTGAAGCCAAAGCACCCGAGGGTGACGCCCAGCCGGAACCAGGTACGCCATCGCAGCCTGAACCGGGTACGCCATCGCAGCCTGAACCGG ACGCATCAGTTCCACCGCCTCTGGACTCCGCCCCAGAAGTTGAACTTCCTCCTGAAGCCTCAGCGGACTCTTCCTCACAAAGCGTAAATGAAGATGCAGTGACTGCAGAGAGGAAAGAAGAAAACGAGAGCGCCCATCCTCTTGAAAGTCAGGCCGAGAAAGAAGTTGATGTGTTGGACAGTaaggaggagcaggagtgcACGTCTGAAGAGGAGAAGAATGGAGCAGAAG GCCAGTCAGAGAGCACAGAAGCGGTGAAGCCCCAGAACACTGATGATCATGTCACTAAGGAGACCACAACAACAGCAGAGCTGCCCCTCCCTCCTTATGACCCCCACCAGCCTGTTG GGATGGAGTATTTGATCCCCAAGACGGGCTTCTTCTGTAAGGCGTGCTCTCGATTCTTCACCGGAGACAAGGCGATGGAGATCAGCCACTGCAAAACCCGCAAGCATTACGAGAGCCTGCAG aaaTTCCTGCAGACAAAAGCATCATCTGTAAAAACGGACTGA